A DNA window from Motacilla alba alba isolate MOTALB_02 chromosome 28, Motacilla_alba_V1.0_pri, whole genome shotgun sequence contains the following coding sequences:
- the C28H19orf44 gene encoding uncharacterized protein C19orf44 homolog isoform X2 yields the protein MAAISRAPVGRGQGRSHVPRRTGSRGDLAVVDTELENAGRTLSQHGRFLKVCDGNAAGMQRCQGPGGSVRAGSSRAAPGSAAHTRLRSVLEKVAQLESKIMGQKKHLELQNTDPGLKPAAEECTSSASGHEGSARGRRYWKNDGTRRNASSGAEESMQSPKRSVVVKQHLDLDSDEEEMRELMESSLGFSSGSENQKVLSKTPVPSGKAPPPRKEVSSAELSKASSSHSKDSEKSVFGRVNSPAPSPTSRNLSGHTRRSRLLSSSMKDNTVKSALPKAGHTKQMQDSLESDRSEIKSLDELFSEGAGAEDPSSSSLKYFGLNIMSLDDLAPDSTSKAAELKQKGKDIQFTQESNKYVKKDTLLVEEDQAALKMTSAISDMSDSSEEEVEKSVSEAEISEHLSGVSSDFPPRKQDSLNQNESTLNSEYSEDFEKSLSATEGESAEGHGESCRCCGARPPSGSSPEQHRRGHRVTVTESAVQTAEPPCTSCWPKADPAAVLAPPGAGSIDPVPIARHVISMDAVEALTAYSPSLLVLHAMCKQHLMLTQQFVENVQHLHTALVESLEHEEFHYHTLEEAKEYIKNHKSPPLTIEQALEEIRREPRRNNLDSY from the exons aTGGCCGCGATCTCTCGGGCACCCGTGGGCCGAGGGCAG GGCCGCAGCCACGTACCCCGCAGGACCGGCAGCCGTGGTGACCTAGCGGTGGTggacacagagctggagaaCGCTGGAAGAACTCTGTCCCAGCACGGCAGGTTCCTGAAGGTGTGCGATGGAAACGCTGCTGGCATGCAGCGGTGCCAGGGGCCGGGAGGCTCCGTGcgggcagggagcagccggGCAGCTCCGGGCAGCGCCGCCCACACGCGGCTGAGATCGGTCCTGGAGAAAGTGGCACAGCTAGAGAGCAAAATCATGGGTCAAAAAAAGCACCTGGAACTGCAGAACACTGACCCGGGCCTGAAGCCTGCGGCTGAGGAGTGCACCTCGTCTGCCTCTGGGCATGAAGGCAGTGCCAGGGGGAGGAGGTACTGGAAGAATGATGGTACCCGCAGGAATGCCTCTTCTGGGGCAGAGGAAAGCATGCAAAGCCCTAAAAGGAGCGTTGTGGTTAAACAACACCTTGATCTGGACAGTGATGAAGAGGAAATGAGAGAACTGATGGAGAGCTCTTTGGGGTTTTCCAGTGGAAGTGAGAATCAGAAGGTTCTG AGTAAGACTCCAGTTCCATCAGGAAAGGCTCCTCCTCCTCGTAAGGAAGTTTCATCAGCAGAGTTATCTAAAGCATCTTCTTCTCACAGCAAAGACTCAGAGAAAAGCGTGTTTGGTAGAGTCAATTCACCAGCACCTTCACCCACCAGCAGAAACCTGTCGGGACATACCAGGAGATCTCGACTGCTGTCATCTTCCATGAAAGACAACACTGTAAAGAGTGCTCTGCCTAAAGCAGGCCACACTAAGCAAATGCAAGACTCCCTTGAAAGTGACAGAAGTGAAATAAAGTCATTAGATGAACTATTCTCTGAAGGAGCTGGTGCAGAAGATCCATCTAGCAGCAGTTTGAAAT ACTTTGGACTGAATATCATGAGCCTTGATGATTTGGCACCAGATTCTACCAGTAAGGCAGCAGAATTAAAGCAGAAA GGAAAAGACATTCAGTTTACTCAAGAATCAAACAAATACGTGAAAAAAGATACATTGCTGGTGGAAGaggaccaggctgctctgaaAATGACCAGTGCAATAAGTGACATGAGTGATTCTTCTGAAGAGGAAGTTGAAAAATCTGTCTCTGAAGCTGAAATCTCTGAACATTTAAGTGGAGTTTCCTCAGATTTCCCTCCACGCAAACAGGATTCCCTTAATCAGAATGAGAGTACTCttaactcagaatattctgaagACTTTGAAAAGTCTCTGTCTGCGACGGAGGGGGAATCTGCAGAGGGACATGGTGAGAGCTGCAGGTGTTGTGGAGCACGCCCACCCTCGGGGTCATCCCCGGAGCAGCACAGGCGGGGACACCGAGTGACAGTCACAGAAAGCGCAGTGCAGACAGCAGAGCCCCCCTGCACCTCCTGCTGGCCGAAGG CAGACCCCGCTGCGGTGCTCGCCCCGCCTGGAGCCGGCTCCATCGATCCGGTGCCGATTGCCAGACACGTGATCAGCATGGATGCAGTAGAAG CCCTGACCGCGTACAGCCCCTCGCTTCTCGTCCTCCACGCCATGTGCAAGCAGCACCTGATGCTGACCCAGCAGTTTGTGGAGAACGTTCAGCACCTTCACACAGCCCTCGTGGAGTCGTTAGAGCACGAGGAGTTCCACTACCATACCCTGGAAGAGGCTAAAGAG taCATCAAGAATCACAAATCCCCACCTCTAACAATTGAGCAGGCACTGGAAGAAATTCGGAGAGAGCCCAGGAGAAATAACTTGGACAGTTATTGA
- the C28H19orf44 gene encoding uncharacterized protein C19orf44 homolog isoform X1, translating to MAAISRAPVGRGQGRSHVPRRTGSRGDLAVVDTELENAGRTLSQHGRFLKVCDGNAAGMQRCQGPGGSVRAGSSRAAPGSAAHTRLRSVLEKVAQLESKIMGQKKHLELQNTDPGLKPAAEECTSSASGHEGSARGRRYWKNDGTRRNASSGAEESMQSPKRSVVVKQHLDLDSDEEEMRELMESSLGFSSGSENQKVLSKTPVPSGKAPPPRKEVSSAELSKASSSHSKDSEKSVFGRVNSPAPSPTSRNLSGHTRRSRLLSSSMKDNTVKSALPKAGHTKQMQDSLESDRSEIKSLDELFSEGAGAEDPSSSSLKYFGLNIMSLDDLAPDSTSKAAELKQKGKDIQFTQESNKYVKKDTLLVEEDQAALKMTSAISDMSDSSEEEVEKSVSEAEISEHLSGVSSDFPPRKQDSLNQNESTLNSEYSEDFEKSLSATEGESAEGHGESCRCCGARPPSGSSPEQHRRGHRVTVTESAVQTAEPPCTSCWPKDPAAVLAPPGAGSIDPVPIARHVISMDAVEALTAYSPSLLVLHAMCKQHLMLTQQFVENVQHLHTALVESLEHEEFHYHTLEEAKEYIKNHKSPPLTIEQALEEIRREPRRNNLDSY from the exons aTGGCCGCGATCTCTCGGGCACCCGTGGGCCGAGGGCAG GGCCGCAGCCACGTACCCCGCAGGACCGGCAGCCGTGGTGACCTAGCGGTGGTggacacagagctggagaaCGCTGGAAGAACTCTGTCCCAGCACGGCAGGTTCCTGAAGGTGTGCGATGGAAACGCTGCTGGCATGCAGCGGTGCCAGGGGCCGGGAGGCTCCGTGcgggcagggagcagccggGCAGCTCCGGGCAGCGCCGCCCACACGCGGCTGAGATCGGTCCTGGAGAAAGTGGCACAGCTAGAGAGCAAAATCATGGGTCAAAAAAAGCACCTGGAACTGCAGAACACTGACCCGGGCCTGAAGCCTGCGGCTGAGGAGTGCACCTCGTCTGCCTCTGGGCATGAAGGCAGTGCCAGGGGGAGGAGGTACTGGAAGAATGATGGTACCCGCAGGAATGCCTCTTCTGGGGCAGAGGAAAGCATGCAAAGCCCTAAAAGGAGCGTTGTGGTTAAACAACACCTTGATCTGGACAGTGATGAAGAGGAAATGAGAGAACTGATGGAGAGCTCTTTGGGGTTTTCCAGTGGAAGTGAGAATCAGAAGGTTCTG AGTAAGACTCCAGTTCCATCAGGAAAGGCTCCTCCTCCTCGTAAGGAAGTTTCATCAGCAGAGTTATCTAAAGCATCTTCTTCTCACAGCAAAGACTCAGAGAAAAGCGTGTTTGGTAGAGTCAATTCACCAGCACCTTCACCCACCAGCAGAAACCTGTCGGGACATACCAGGAGATCTCGACTGCTGTCATCTTCCATGAAAGACAACACTGTAAAGAGTGCTCTGCCTAAAGCAGGCCACACTAAGCAAATGCAAGACTCCCTTGAAAGTGACAGAAGTGAAATAAAGTCATTAGATGAACTATTCTCTGAAGGAGCTGGTGCAGAAGATCCATCTAGCAGCAGTTTGAAAT ACTTTGGACTGAATATCATGAGCCTTGATGATTTGGCACCAGATTCTACCAGTAAGGCAGCAGAATTAAAGCAGAAA GGAAAAGACATTCAGTTTACTCAAGAATCAAACAAATACGTGAAAAAAGATACATTGCTGGTGGAAGaggaccaggctgctctgaaAATGACCAGTGCAATAAGTGACATGAGTGATTCTTCTGAAGAGGAAGTTGAAAAATCTGTCTCTGAAGCTGAAATCTCTGAACATTTAAGTGGAGTTTCCTCAGATTTCCCTCCACGCAAACAGGATTCCCTTAATCAGAATGAGAGTACTCttaactcagaatattctgaagACTTTGAAAAGTCTCTGTCTGCGACGGAGGGGGAATCTGCAGAGGGACATGGTGAGAGCTGCAGGTGTTGTGGAGCACGCCCACCCTCGGGGTCATCCCCGGAGCAGCACAGGCGGGGACACCGAGTGACAGTCACAGAAAGCGCAGTGCAGACAGCAGAGCCCCCCTGCACCTCCTGCTGGCCGAAGG ACCCCGCTGCGGTGCTCGCCCCGCCTGGAGCCGGCTCCATCGATCCGGTGCCGATTGCCAGACACGTGATCAGCATGGATGCAGTAGAAG CCCTGACCGCGTACAGCCCCTCGCTTCTCGTCCTCCACGCCATGTGCAAGCAGCACCTGATGCTGACCCAGCAGTTTGTGGAGAACGTTCAGCACCTTCACACAGCCCTCGTGGAGTCGTTAGAGCACGAGGAGTTCCACTACCATACCCTGGAAGAGGCTAAAGAG taCATCAAGAATCACAAATCCCCACCTCTAACAATTGAGCAGGCACTGGAAGAAATTCGGAGAGAGCCCAGGAGAAATAACTTGGACAGTTATTGA